One window from the genome of Thermaerobacter marianensis DSM 12885 encodes:
- a CDS encoding HD-GYP domain-containing protein, giving the protein MEVRRGQKSRYYYGAYLLYVLLSTAFISFISRNVLHADLPTSLLLFAFTLLAEAFPIPIVPISGSVSLSFVTIFSAILSEGPVVGTLIAALGTVRPMDFGGVPIRGVLFNRIQLAVAAYLSGWVFQSVAGGKSITDGITVLAFFLASVVYCITNITLAGVYIYRFSAHKMTVSKLVRQFSRTVVLNYIALMPLAYLIAAIHQKVSTYAVLLFFLPLVVARFSFQRYLDVYHMFVGTIRSLALAMEAKDRYTYGHADRVARLSVEIGKELKLGDAELEQLQYAGILHDIGKIGVRDEILNKPGRYTPDEYEEMKKHPVIGARIVGGIQSLETVARWIRHHHERYDGTGYPDGLCGDHIPLGARIIAVADAFDAMLYDRPYKAGRPLPEVIEELRRCSGTHFDPKIVNVLLRLIEDPVRLAELTRPPEWRFVEYLAALYGLRPASPYRAAVYTREADELADAVAEAAAAEERCPTD; this is encoded by the coding sequence ATGGAAGTTCGGCGTGGGCAGAAATCCCGTTACTATTACGGTGCCTATTTGCTTTATGTACTCTTATCTACGGCCTTCATTTCGTTTATTTCCCGCAATGTTCTTCACGCCGATCTTCCTACCTCACTACTACTGTTTGCCTTCACCCTGCTCGCTGAGGCGTTTCCTATACCCATTGTTCCGATAAGCGGATCCGTCTCCTTGAGTTTTGTGACAATATTCTCGGCAATCTTGTCGGAAGGACCGGTAGTAGGTACCCTTATTGCGGCCCTAGGTACAGTTCGCCCCATGGATTTTGGTGGGGTGCCAATAAGAGGTGTTTTGTTCAATCGCATCCAACTAGCGGTGGCTGCCTATTTAAGCGGTTGGGTTTTTCAGTCCGTAGCCGGTGGAAAGTCCATAACCGACGGGATCACTGTCTTAGCTTTTTTCCTCGCGTCTGTCGTGTACTGTATAACAAATATAACGTTGGCGGGAGTATATATTTACCGGTTTTCGGCGCATAAAATGACAGTTTCAAAGCTGGTTCGCCAGTTTAGTCGTACGGTGGTCCTCAATTACATTGCCTTAATGCCGTTGGCGTATCTTATTGCCGCCATTCATCAAAAGGTGAGTACGTATGCGGTCTTATTATTCTTTTTGCCGTTGGTGGTGGCTCGGTTTTCATTTCAGCGATACCTTGACGTCTACCATATGTTCGTTGGGACAATACGTTCTTTAGCTCTGGCTATGGAGGCAAAAGATCGTTATACGTATGGGCATGCAGACAGAGTAGCTCGGTTGTCCGTAGAAATTGGCAAAGAGTTGAAACTAGGCGATGCCGAGCTAGAGCAGTTGCAGTATGCCGGAATTCTGCACGACATTGGAAAAATCGGTGTTCGTGACGAAATATTGAATAAGCCGGGACGATATACACCCGACGAATATGAGGAAATGAAGAAGCACCCGGTTATCGGGGCGCGGATTGTTGGTGGTATCCAATCCTTAGAAACGGTTGCCCGATGGATTCGACATCATCATGAGAGGTACGATGGTACGGGTTACCCCGATGGATTGTGCGGCGACCATATTCCCCTAGGTGCTCGCATCATTGCCGTGGCGGACGCGTTCGATGCGATGCTTTACGATAGGCCATATAAGGCCGGGCGTCCGCTTCCCGAAGTCATTGAAGAACTCCGCCGCTGTTCCGGTACCCATTTCGACCCCAAGATCGTGAATGTGCTTTTGCGGCTGATTGAAGATCCTGTGCGGCTCGCGGAGTTAACCCGCCCACCCGAGTGGCGATTTGTCGAGTACCTGGCGGCACTGTACGGGTTGCGGCCCGCTAGCCCGTATCGGGCGGCGGTGTACACCAGAGAGGCGGACGAACTCGCCGACGCGGTCGCGGAAGCGGCGGCAGCGGAAGAACGCTGCCCGACGGATTGA
- a CDS encoding DUF5317 domain-containing protein codes for MFLLALALGVLIGWLRGGSLSGVARLPVRWVVLLPIPFLIRSALRHPLAANVELLSEWAFLWQGVAYGLLVVLAVVNRHLPGSTYLMAGTAANALVIMLNGGQMPVSEWAIRVAAGGAEQVVAVTLLRTGNSLTHEVLGPETRLPWLADIIPLPRPFPFPSVASAGDVVIALGLLWLIITAMGARPRHAAPEGAVAHQPDEEPRVAHHE; via the coding sequence ATGTTTCTGCTGGCGCTTGCCCTTGGAGTCTTGATTGGGTGGCTTCGCGGTGGGTCCCTGAGCGGGGTGGCCCGCCTTCCCGTTCGATGGGTGGTCCTGCTCCCGATTCCCTTTCTGATTCGTTCAGCCCTTCGTCATCCGTTGGCTGCGAATGTCGAGCTGTTGAGCGAGTGGGCGTTCCTTTGGCAGGGCGTGGCGTACGGCTTATTGGTGGTCCTTGCCGTCGTCAACCGCCACCTCCCCGGGTCCACGTACCTCATGGCGGGAACGGCGGCGAACGCCCTGGTGATCATGCTGAATGGCGGGCAGATGCCCGTCAGCGAATGGGCGATCCGCGTCGCCGCCGGTGGGGCGGAACAGGTTGTGGCCGTCACCTTGCTACGCACGGGGAACAGCCTCACCCACGAGGTGCTGGGGCCCGAAACGCGATTGCCGTGGCTGGCGGACATCATCCCCCTGCCCCGACCCTTTCCTTTTCCCTCGGTGGCCAGTGCGGGTGACGTGGTCATCGCGTTGGGCTTGCTGTGGCTGATCATCACGGCGATGGGGGCGCGACCCCGCCATGCAGCACCGGAAGGTGCGGTGGCGCACCAGCCGGACGAAGAACCGCGCGTTGCCCATCACGAATGA
- the secA gene encoding preprotein translocase subunit SecA, which produces MLGLLRNLFNYNEREIRRLSREVERINALEPEMVRLTDAELRAKTDEFRRRLAGGESLDDLLPEAFAVVREAAKRTLGMRPFDVQLMGGIVLHEGKVAEMKTGEGKTLVATLPAYLNALTGRGVHVVTVNDYLAKRDAEWMGRIYRFLGLTVGVIVHGLTFEERRRAYAADITYGTNNEFGFDYLRDNMALYPDQVVQRELYYAIVDEVDSILIDEARTPLIISGMADKPTELYYQFAQIARKLERDRDYTVDEKARTVAPTEEGVHRVEQMLGVENLYAPDNPVDYAHYLINALKAKELMRRDVDYVVKDGQVIIVDEFTGRLMFGRRYSDGLHQAIEAKEGLKIERESQTLATITFQNYFRMYEKLAGMTGTAATEEEEFSKIYGLDVVVIPTNKPMIRRDYPDVIYKTEAAKFRAVVEEIVECHRRGQPVLVGTISIEKSERLSEMLKRRGIPHQVLNAKYHEREAEIIAQAGRVGAVTIATNMAGRGTDILLGGNPEFLARQRMRKLGYDPEVISAVSGQLDPDDPELAQARRDYLRLLEEAKKETEAEHKRVVELGGLHIIGTERHEARRIDNQLRGRAGRQGDPGSSRFYLSLEDDLLRLFGSDNIRGIMDRLGVEEDEPIEHPLITRAIENAQRKVEHRNFTLRKQVLEYDDVMNKQREVIYAERRRVLNGEDVHEHVLGMMDDIIKNALDNYCNEHAHPEEWNLEGLVEYLEGNYLPAGTLKADELADMGRDALAQEIKAAFLRVYEEKEKAVGSAMMRELERVVLLRVVDQKWVDHLAAMDNLRDGIGLRAYGQRDPLLEYKFEAFEMFQQMIESIKEDVVRTLMHLEVRPGQAEPQRRRVAVGAREESGRVPVFALAAAGAVGAGDAGETGGTAPGSGGVRPGAAGRAAAGRGGPAAMASAGAGTAPDSGPREPIRVQKVGRNDPCPCGSGKKYKKCCGRTA; this is translated from the coding sequence ATGCTCGGGTTGCTGCGCAACCTGTTCAACTACAACGAGCGGGAGATCCGCCGCCTGTCCCGGGAGGTCGAGCGGATCAACGCCCTCGAGCCCGAGATGGTGCGTCTCACCGACGCCGAGCTGCGCGCCAAGACCGACGAGTTCCGGCGGCGCCTGGCCGGCGGCGAGAGCCTGGACGACCTCCTGCCCGAGGCGTTTGCCGTGGTCCGCGAGGCGGCCAAGCGCACCCTGGGTATGCGGCCCTTCGACGTCCAGCTCATGGGCGGCATCGTCCTCCACGAGGGCAAGGTGGCGGAGATGAAGACCGGCGAGGGCAAGACCCTGGTCGCCACCCTGCCGGCCTACCTCAACGCCCTCACGGGGCGCGGCGTCCACGTCGTCACCGTCAACGACTACCTGGCCAAGCGCGACGCCGAGTGGATGGGTCGAATCTACCGGTTCCTGGGCCTGACGGTGGGCGTGATCGTCCACGGCCTGACCTTCGAGGAGCGGCGGCGCGCCTACGCCGCCGACATCACCTATGGGACCAACAACGAGTTCGGCTTCGACTACCTGCGGGACAACATGGCCCTGTATCCCGACCAGGTGGTCCAGCGCGAGCTGTATTACGCCATCGTCGACGAGGTGGACAGCATCCTGATCGACGAGGCGCGCACGCCGCTGATCATCAGCGGCATGGCCGACAAGCCCACCGAGCTCTACTACCAGTTCGCGCAGATCGCCCGCAAGCTGGAGCGCGACCGCGACTATACCGTGGACGAGAAGGCGCGCACCGTCGCGCCCACGGAGGAGGGGGTCCACCGGGTCGAGCAGATGCTGGGGGTCGAGAACCTCTACGCCCCCGACAACCCCGTGGACTACGCCCACTACCTGATCAACGCGCTCAAGGCGAAGGAGCTCATGCGGCGGGACGTCGATTACGTGGTCAAGGACGGCCAGGTGATCATCGTCGACGAGTTCACCGGCCGCCTGATGTTCGGCCGCCGCTACTCGGACGGCCTGCACCAGGCCATCGAGGCCAAGGAAGGCCTCAAGATCGAGCGCGAGTCGCAGACCCTGGCCACCATCACGTTCCAGAACTACTTCCGTATGTACGAGAAGCTGGCGGGCATGACCGGTACGGCCGCCACGGAGGAGGAGGAATTCTCCAAGATCTACGGCCTGGACGTCGTGGTGATCCCGACGAACAAGCCCATGATCCGGCGGGACTATCCCGACGTCATCTACAAGACCGAGGCGGCGAAGTTCCGCGCCGTGGTGGAGGAGATCGTCGAGTGCCACCGGCGCGGGCAGCCCGTGCTGGTGGGCACCATCTCCATCGAGAAGTCCGAGCGCCTGAGCGAGATGCTCAAGCGCCGGGGCATTCCCCACCAGGTGCTCAACGCCAAGTACCACGAGCGCGAGGCGGAGATCATCGCCCAGGCGGGCCGTGTCGGGGCGGTGACCATCGCCACCAACATGGCCGGCCGCGGCACCGACATCCTGCTGGGCGGCAACCCCGAGTTCCTGGCACGCCAGCGCATGCGCAAGCTGGGTTACGATCCCGAGGTGATCAGCGCCGTCTCCGGCCAGCTGGACCCCGACGACCCCGAACTGGCCCAGGCGCGTCGCGACTACCTGCGCCTGCTGGAAGAGGCCAAGAAGGAGACCGAGGCCGAACACAAGCGGGTGGTGGAGCTCGGCGGCCTGCACATCATCGGCACCGAGCGCCACGAGGCGCGGCGCATCGACAACCAGCTGCGCGGGCGCGCCGGCCGCCAGGGGGACCCCGGTTCGTCGCGGTTCTACTTGTCCTTGGAGGACGACCTGCTGCGCCTGTTCGGGTCCGACAACATCCGCGGCATCATGGACCGGCTGGGCGTGGAAGAAGACGAGCCCATCGAGCACCCCCTGATCACCCGGGCCATCGAGAACGCCCAGCGCAAGGTGGAGCACCGCAACTTCACCCTGCGCAAGCAGGTCCTCGAATATGACGACGTGATGAACAAGCAGCGCGAGGTGATCTATGCCGAGCGGCGCCGGGTGCTGAACGGCGAGGACGTCCACGAGCACGTCCTGGGCATGATGGACGACATCATCAAGAACGCCCTGGACAACTACTGCAACGAGCACGCCCACCCCGAGGAGTGGAACCTGGAGGGGCTCGTGGAGTACCTGGAGGGCAACTACCTGCCCGCCGGCACGCTCAAGGCGGACGAACTGGCCGACATGGGGCGGGACGCCCTGGCCCAGGAGATCAAGGCCGCGTTCCTCCGCGTGTATGAGGAGAAGGAGAAGGCCGTCGGCAGCGCGATGATGCGCGAGCTGGAGCGGGTCGTGCTGTTGCGGGTGGTGGACCAGAAGTGGGTCGACCACCTGGCGGCCATGGACAACCTGCGCGACGGCATCGGCCTGCGGGCCTACGGCCAGCGGGACCCGCTGCTGGAGTACAAGTTCGAGGCCTTCGAGATGTTCCAGCAGATGATCGAGAGCATCAAGGAAGACGTGGTCCGCACGCTGATGCACCTGGAGGTGCGGCCGGGCCAGGCCGAGCCCCAGCGCCGGCGCGTGGCCGTGGGCGCCCGGGAGGAGAGCGGCCGGGTGCCCGTCTTCGCCCTGGCGGCGGCCGGCGCGGTGGGGGCGGGGGACGCCGGCGAGACGGGCGGCACGGCCCCCGGGTCCGGTGGTGTCCGGCCGGGTGCCGCGGGGCGCGCGGCGGCGGGCCGCGGCGGTCCGGCCGCCATGGCGAGCGCGGGGGCCGGGACGGCGCCCGATTCCGGACCGCGGGAGCCGATTCGCGTCCAAAAGGTGGGACGCAACGACCCCTGTCCTTGCGGCAGCGGGAAGAAGTATAAGAAGTGCTGTGGCCGGACGGCCTGA
- the ftsE gene encoding cell division ATP-binding protein FtsE, producing MIEFINVSKVYPNGVTALQDVSLHIDRGEFVFLVGPSGAGKSTLVRLIYREETPTRGIVLVDGLNVGRLRRRDVPFLRRQIGVVFQDFKLLPNRTAYENVAFAMFVTGHTQRQIRRRVPEVLELVGLLDKAGALPSELSGGEQQRVAVARAVVNHPKILLADEPTGNLDPETAWGIMELLVEINRRGTTVVVATHAHNIVNALKRRVVRIEAGRVAADQSPGVQERAI from the coding sequence GTGATCGAGTTCATCAACGTCAGCAAGGTTTACCCCAACGGGGTTACTGCCCTTCAGGACGTCAGCCTGCACATCGACCGCGGGGAGTTCGTCTTCCTGGTGGGGCCGTCGGGGGCGGGCAAGTCCACCCTGGTGCGACTGATCTACCGGGAGGAGACGCCGACCCGCGGCATCGTGCTGGTGGACGGGCTCAACGTCGGCCGCCTGCGACGTCGCGACGTGCCCTTCCTGCGCAGGCAGATCGGCGTGGTGTTCCAGGACTTCAAGCTGCTCCCCAACCGCACGGCGTACGAGAACGTGGCCTTCGCCATGTTCGTCACCGGGCACACCCAGCGGCAGATCCGCCGGCGCGTGCCCGAGGTCCTGGAACTGGTGGGCCTGCTGGACAAGGCGGGCGCCCTGCCGTCGGAGCTGTCGGGCGGCGAGCAGCAACGGGTCGCCGTGGCGCGGGCCGTGGTCAACCATCCGAAGATCCTGCTGGCCGACGAGCCGACGGGCAACCTCGACCCCGAGACGGCGTGGGGGATCATGGAGCTTCTGGTGGAGATCAACCGGCGGGGCACCACCGTGGTGGTGGCGACCCACGCCCACAACATCGTCAACGCCCTGAAGCGGCGGGTGGTGCGCATCGAGGCGGGGCGGGTCGCCGCCGACCAGTCCCCGGGGGTGCAGGAGCGTGCGATTTGA
- the ftsX gene encoding permease-like cell division protein FtsX yields the protein MRFETLGYFLREALTGIRRNGFMSFASASTVFVSLVVLSLLLVVAANVRYLASYVESQVAVVAFLSPDMPREEGRALERRIAAMEGVAETRFVTREQALADLKAMFGDRADLLEGVEQENPLRDSIEVRLADPRYGDQVSAALRQAQGVQDVKYRRDLADRIRRMGDAVRAGSALLVGLLAVTTLFLISNTIRLTVYARRREIQIMKLVGATDWFIRWPLVIEGVLLGLVGAGAAAALAWWGYDRLVVEVTRAVPFVPLVPKEPLLNQVAQVLVAGGALLGALGSAMSLRRHLRV from the coding sequence GTGCGATTTGAGACGCTGGGCTACTTCCTGCGCGAGGCGTTGACGGGGATCCGGCGCAACGGGTTCATGAGCTTCGCCTCGGCGTCCACCGTCTTCGTGTCGCTGGTGGTGCTGAGTCTGCTCCTGGTGGTGGCCGCCAACGTGCGTTACCTGGCGTCCTACGTGGAATCCCAGGTGGCCGTGGTGGCCTTCCTCAGCCCCGACATGCCCCGGGAAGAGGGGCGGGCCCTGGAGCGCCGCATCGCCGCCATGGAGGGGGTGGCGGAGACCCGGTTCGTCACCCGGGAACAGGCCCTGGCGGACCTCAAGGCGATGTTCGGCGACCGGGCGGACCTGCTGGAGGGCGTGGAGCAGGAGAACCCGTTGCGGGATTCCATCGAGGTGCGGCTGGCCGACCCGCGGTACGGCGATCAGGTGTCGGCCGCCCTGCGCCAGGCGCAGGGGGTCCAAGACGTCAAGTACCGGCGGGACCTGGCCGACCGCATCCGGCGCATGGGCGACGCGGTGCGGGCGGGGTCGGCGCTGCTGGTGGGTCTCCTGGCGGTGACCACCCTGTTCCTCATCTCCAACACCATCCGGCTGACCGTGTACGCCCGCCGGCGGGAGATCCAGATCATGAAGCTGGTGGGTGCCACCGACTGGTTCATCCGATGGCCGCTGGTCATCGAGGGCGTGCTGCTGGGGCTGGTCGGCGCGGGGGCGGCGGCGGCCCTGGCCTGGTGGGGCTACGACCGGCTGGTGGTCGAGGTGACCCGAGCGGTGCCCTTCGTGCCGCTGGTCCCGAAGGAGCCGCTACTCAACCAGGTGGCCCAGGTGCTGGTGGCGGGCGGGGCGCTGCTGGGCGCGCTGGGGAGTGCCATGTCGTTGCGGCGCCACCTGCGGGTGTGA
- a CDS encoding murein hydrolase activator EnvC family protein has protein sequence MRRTLAAATGSSDGAGAERRSRARRRWARAAAGLAAVALVVAGLIAGVAGPAPVSAGSASSISELRQKINEANETLRQLEQEQAEAQRRLKALKEDEASIAERVRILEEQIRATRIKLAELTEQVREAEARVAAKQQEIDEATRQLEQREDYVARRIRAIQENGTVGVLEVLFEANSFSDFLTRLDLLSQILRHDLDVMAQVKAERERLVAEKQQLEAERQRLVALKAQVERQQQQLNATVASHRDELAKLAEQRRKIEEQLAALEADSKEVERLLKNLQADLKRRLAELNRTPRQGGGRFLWPLPGEYTITSGFSPARRHPIYGTVRPHTGIDIDGQGPPDPDPSTWDEVVAADDGIVVASQYMSGYGNAIIIAHDETFSTLYAHLSRRYVGPGDVVRRGQVIGMVGTTGASTGTHLHFEVRINGQPVDPMPYLR, from the coding sequence GTGCGGCGCACGCTCGCGGCCGCTACGGGCTCGAGCGACGGTGCCGGCGCGGAGCGCCGGTCCCGAGCCCGCCGGCGGTGGGCCCGGGCCGCGGCGGGCTTGGCCGCCGTGGCGCTGGTGGTGGCCGGCCTGATTGCGGGCGTGGCGGGGCCGGCGCCGGTTTCCGCCGGATCGGCCAGTTCCATCAGCGAGCTGCGCCAGAAGATCAACGAGGCCAACGAGACCCTGCGCCAGCTGGAGCAGGAACAGGCCGAGGCGCAGCGCCGGCTCAAGGCCCTCAAGGAGGACGAGGCCTCCATCGCCGAGCGGGTCCGGATCCTGGAGGAGCAGATCCGGGCGACCCGCATCAAGCTGGCGGAACTGACGGAACAGGTCCGCGAGGCGGAGGCCCGCGTCGCGGCCAAGCAGCAGGAGATCGACGAGGCCACGCGCCAGCTGGAGCAGCGGGAAGACTACGTGGCCCGGCGCATCCGGGCGATCCAGGAAAACGGCACCGTGGGCGTGCTGGAGGTCCTCTTCGAGGCCAACAGCTTCTCCGACTTCCTGACGCGCCTCGACCTGCTGAGCCAGATCCTGCGCCATGACCTGGACGTGATGGCGCAAGTCAAGGCGGAGCGGGAGCGCCTGGTGGCCGAGAAGCAGCAGCTGGAGGCGGAGCGGCAGCGGCTGGTGGCCCTCAAGGCCCAGGTGGAGCGCCAGCAGCAACAACTCAACGCCACCGTCGCCAGCCACCGGGACGAGCTGGCCAAGCTGGCCGAGCAGCGCCGGAAGATCGAGGAGCAGCTGGCGGCCCTGGAGGCCGACTCCAAAGAGGTCGAACGACTCCTGAAGAACCTGCAGGCGGACCTGAAGCGGCGCCTGGCGGAGCTCAACCGCACGCCGCGCCAGGGCGGCGGGCGGTTCCTCTGGCCGCTCCCGGGCGAGTACACCATCACATCCGGGTTCTCGCCGGCGCGGCGCCATCCCATTTACGGGACGGTGCGGCCCCACACGGGGATCGACATCGACGGCCAGGGGCCGCCGGATCCCGACCCCAGTACCTGGGATGAGGTCGTGGCGGCCGACGACGGCATCGTCGTCGCGTCCCAGTACATGAGCGGCTACGGGAACGCGATCATCATCGCCCACGACGAGACCTTCTCCACCCTGTACGCCCACTTGAGCCGGCGGTACGTCGGGCCGGGCGACGTGGTGCGGCGGGGCCAGGTCATCGGCATGGTGGGGACCACCGGCGCTTCGACCGGCACCCACTTGCACTTTGAAGTCCGCATCAACGGGCAGCCGGTGGATCCCATGCCGTACTTGCGCTGA
- a CDS encoding S41 family peptidase has protein sequence MTAFGQSFDTGPAGREGDRPVLTWRQAVAGALVLVILTAAITLVVSERVEGFWLRLFPQSVALGDAEKQQLLDELVRSPNFDRFLRVVQLVRTQYVDPLPVDQLLEGAARGVVEATGDPFSTYFNPEEFREFQIDVSGHYTGIGVVVSEREQGGVVVQTPFEGSPGATTPFEGAGPGDPVGLRPGDLIIAVDGKDVTQESVEAVARMIRGPEGTQVTVEVLREGYDKPLKFVLTRRNIEVPSVQAHMLEGGIGYIQLTQFLSDTPQDFDAALEELQRQGMRGLILDLRNNPGGELQAVVRVADRLLPRGPIVHIEYRNRGRETYSSDAQALGLPLAVLVNQGSASASEILAGAIQDYGVGVLVGEHTFGKGTVQTVWPLDDRGLPGLGGQQRDRAGVKLTVARYLTPRERPIVMGKGITPDVQVPFELNTLEGMGDLRRDPQLRAAYQRVQQMVAGGK, from the coding sequence ATGACGGCATTCGGACAATCCTTTGACACGGGGCCGGCCGGGCGGGAAGGAGACCGCCCGGTTCTCACCTGGCGCCAGGCGGTGGCCGGCGCCCTGGTCCTGGTGATCCTGACGGCCGCGATCACCCTGGTCGTCTCCGAGCGGGTGGAAGGCTTCTGGCTGCGCCTCTTCCCCCAGAGCGTGGCGCTGGGTGACGCCGAGAAGCAGCAGCTGCTGGACGAGCTGGTCCGGTCGCCCAACTTCGACCGGTTCCTCCGCGTGGTGCAGCTGGTCCGGACGCAGTACGTGGACCCGCTGCCCGTCGACCAGCTCCTCGAGGGCGCCGCCCGGGGCGTGGTGGAGGCCACCGGCGACCCCTTCTCGACCTACTTCAACCCGGAGGAATTCCGGGAGTTCCAGATCGACGTGTCGGGCCACTACACCGGCATCGGCGTGGTGGTCTCCGAACGGGAACAGGGCGGCGTGGTGGTGCAGACGCCGTTCGAGGGATCCCCCGGCGCCACCACCCCCTTTGAGGGCGCGGGTCCCGGCGACCCCGTGGGGTTGCGCCCCGGGGACCTGATCATCGCCGTGGACGGCAAGGACGTCACCCAGGAGTCGGTGGAGGCGGTGGCGCGGATGATCCGCGGCCCCGAGGGCACCCAGGTCACGGTGGAAGTCCTGCGCGAGGGCTACGACAAGCCGCTCAAGTTCGTCCTCACCCGGCGCAACATCGAGGTGCCGTCGGTCCAGGCGCACATGCTGGAAGGCGGCATCGGGTACATCCAGCTGACCCAGTTTCTCTCCGATACGCCGCAGGACTTCGATGCGGCGCTGGAGGAGTTGCAGCGCCAGGGCATGCGGGGCCTGATCCTGGACCTGCGCAACAACCCCGGTGGCGAGCTGCAGGCGGTGGTCCGGGTCGCCGACCGGCTGCTGCCCCGCGGGCCCATCGTCCACATCGAGTACCGCAACCGCGGGCGGGAGACCTACTCCTCCGACGCCCAGGCGCTGGGCCTGCCGCTGGCGGTGCTGGTCAACCAGGGCAGCGCCAGCGCGTCGGAGATCCTGGCGGGCGCCATCCAGGACTACGGGGTGGGCGTGCTGGTGGGCGAGCACACCTTCGGCAAGGGCACGGTCCAGACGGTCTGGCCCCTGGACGACCGCGGCCTGCCCGGCCTCGGCGGGCAGCAGCGGGACCGGGCGGGCGTCAAGCTCACCGTGGCCCGGTACCTGACGCCCAGGGAGCGGCCCATCGTCATGGGGAAGGGCATCACGCCCGACGTCCAGGTGCCCTTCGAACTCAACACCCTGGAGGGAATGGGTGACCTCCGCCGCGACCCGCAGCTTCGGGCGGCGTACCAGCGGGTCCAGCAGATGGTCGCCGGTGGGAAATGA
- a CDS encoding PDZ domain-containing protein, whose protein sequence is MNGPWGLPLGELARLLVFDTLPATVLSPSTAPLFVLVLGLVAFQYARIGRMELEMYGRTLVPTWHRVLTAVAAGLLGGFVGGLIMTAAGVVLEPRDVTPLWPVALVLALIRPRFICFAYATGIIGASTLLWGWPQVHVPGLVALVGVLHLAEAILVYIDGAEGATPVLARNGRGEVVGGYLMQRFWPVPAAILVLINFTSPGGGIEMPPWWPLVGPADPERLQAAGWIVAALPLVAGLGYTDVALTATPGARSRRMALIMVAYGAALVGLAALAERDAAWLWPATLASPLLHEGMIQLGLARERWGRPLFGPAEQGARVFWVWPGSQAEALGLQAGDIILAANGRPVQREGDLVSVAMDLWEGRPRIYDLRLEVQRGGRRVTLELARFDPMRPFGAVLVPPPGDPAPRPVVDLGRGKHLFGT, encoded by the coding sequence ATGAACGGGCCGTGGGGACTGCCCCTGGGCGAGCTGGCGCGGCTGCTGGTGTTCGACACGTTGCCGGCCACCGTCCTCAGCCCGTCCACGGCCCCGCTGTTCGTGTTGGTGCTGGGACTGGTGGCGTTTCAGTACGCGCGCATCGGCCGCATGGAGCTGGAGATGTACGGCCGCACCCTGGTGCCCACGTGGCACCGGGTGCTGACGGCGGTGGCCGCGGGGCTGCTGGGTGGGTTCGTCGGCGGGCTGATCATGACGGCGGCCGGGGTGGTGCTTGAGCCGCGCGACGTCACGCCCCTGTGGCCCGTGGCCCTGGTCCTCGCCCTGATTCGCCCGCGGTTCATCTGCTTTGCCTATGCGACGGGGATCATCGGGGCCAGCACCCTGCTCTGGGGCTGGCCCCAGGTGCACGTTCCGGGGCTGGTGGCGCTGGTCGGGGTGTTGCACCTGGCGGAAGCCATTCTGGTCTACATCGACGGTGCCGAGGGGGCCACGCCGGTCCTGGCTCGCAACGGGCGGGGCGAGGTGGTGGGCGGGTACCTGATGCAGCGGTTCTGGCCGGTGCCGGCGGCCATCCTCGTGCTGATCAACTTCACCTCGCCGGGGGGCGGCATCGAGATGCCGCCGTGGTGGCCGCTGGTGGGGCCGGCGGATCCCGAGCGCCTGCAAGCCGCCGGCTGGATCGTGGCGGCCCTGCCGCTGGTGGCGGGGTTGGGCTATACCGACGTGGCCCTGACCGCCACGCCGGGGGCCCGCTCGCGGCGCATGGCGTTGATCATGGTCGCCTACGGGGCGGCCCTGGTCGGGCTGGCGGCGCTGGCGGAGCGGGATGCGGCGTGGCTGTGGCCCGCCACCCTGGCCTCGCCCCTGCTGCACGAGGGGATGATTCAGCTGGGCTTGGCCCGGGAACGCTGGGGCCGGCCCCTCTTCGGGCCCGCCGAGCAGGGCGCGCGGGTGTTTTGGGTCTGGCCCGGCTCCCAGGCGGAAGCCCTGGGACTGCAGGCGGGCGACATCATCCTGGCCGCCAACGGACGGCCGGTGCAGCGGGAAGGCGATCTGGTGAGCGTGGCCATGGACCTGTGGGAAGGGCGGCCCCGCATCTACGACCTCAGGCTGGAGGTCCAGCGTGGCGGGCGGCGGGTGACGCTGGAGCTGGCTCGGTTCGATCCCATGAGGCCCTTCGGGGCGGTGCTGGTTCCTCCGCCGGGGGATCCGGCGCCCCGGCCCGTGGTCGACCTGGGCAGAGGCAAACACTTGTTTGGCACTTGA